The Treponema sp. Marseille-Q3903 genomic interval GAGACTCCTATTTCATACACTGCTCAGGTAATTAAAAATGATGTGCATGTCACATTTGATCCGTCAACGTTCCGTACCGCATTGCTTGAAATCGATCCGGCTGTTTTAGCCTCTGTTTCCGGTCAAAAAATAGATACCGACGGTGACGGCGTAGAAGGTGAGGCGGACGACGATGTATACTTGAGTTATTATTATTCTGCAATCTCGGGTACAGACATGTCATTGCCTGCATCTCCTGCCGGACTTGATAAAATGATTCCTGTGTATAATAAACTGGCATCTCCGACCGTTCTCCCATACGATGAAACCGACGGCACAATAAAAATGACTTTTGATACGTGTGAGGATGTTTTCCGCAGCAATATTAAAATTCAGTATCTTTCTAACGGCGCTTGGACAGATGCCAACGTTATTTCTGCTTTTACAAAAGTAGCAGACCCGGCACCCGCTAATAATCTTAAAGGTAAAAGTGAGGCTATCTTTACGATAAACCCGAAATTCGCTTCTAAAACATCTTATAGAGTTTTGTTGACTAACAGAAAGAGCATTAAGACTGTAAACAAATACCGCGGCTACATAAGAAAACTTGAGACGGATAATTTTGCAAACGATTTTGCTGTGTTGGACACCGGCTTTATCGGTACTTACGGTACAGCAGAGTATAAAAAGGCGCACGCTGCAGGCAACCCTGTAGCTGTAACTACCGACGTTAATTTTTACGGCTATTTGACTTCATTTACCGTTTTTCTTACGGCTAAAGGTTCTTTAGACGGTACAACAAAGCCTGCTGCAAATTTCTGCGGAGTAACGGACGTTTCAAAACTGCTTTTCAAAGACGGCGGCGCTAACGCTCTTTCTATCGGCGAGTTGATAGCACAGCCTGTTGAAAGTTCTAAGACAGGTCCTGCCGGTCACGAATATTACTTTAAAATAAAATATGTTTTGAAGACTCCGGTTTATGTAAACAACAATGCTAATATGAGAGTGTATGTAGACCCTACTCTTCAGTTGAACTATTTTGACGGAACGAGTGTAACAAGTATTTCACTCGGTTTTGATAAAGCCAAATCAGAGGAAACGGTTGAACTTTCTCCGGAAAAAACTGCTTGTTACTACATAGCAAACAATTAATTGACATTCAATTAAAGTTGCAAAAGACCGTCAAGTTTTTGGCGGTCTTTTTTTTTAGTTTATTGTATCGATTGGGGGAATCTACTATAATGCTTTTAAACAAATGTAGTGCGAGGTGCGATTATGATTGCTTGGTCAAATGCTGACACTCTTTCTTCATGGAAGAAACTTCAGGCTCTTAAAGGTATGGTTTGCGTTGCCGATGAACTTTCAAGTTCAGGTGCTGTAGACCGTATTAAAAAATATTCAATTCCGATGGGCGGTTCGCTCACTTACAATTACGCGGCGAAACAGGTCAACGAACAGATTCTAAAAACTCTTTCTGAACTGGCAGATGAAGCCCAGCTTGTTGAAAAATATCAGGCGCTTTTAGACGGCGTTGTAATCAACACTGGCGAAGGGCGAATGGTTTTGCATCAGCTTACACGCGGTCAGCTCGGCAAAGACGTTGTTGCAGACGGCGTGAACAAACGTGAATTTTACAAGCAAGAGACTAAACGAATAGCTGAATTTGCCGAAAAAGTTCACAGTGGAAAATTGCTCAATGAAAAAGGCGAAAAATATACGACAGTTTGCCAGATTGGAATCGGCGGCTCTGATTTGGGACCTCGCGCTATGTATCTTGCTTTAGAAAACTGGGCAAAGAAAAACAACACTTTTAAGATGACAGCGAATTTTATTTCTAATGTTGACCCTGATGACGCCGCAAGCGTTGTAAAATCGCTAGATATTTCAAAGACTATATTCATCCTAGTCTCTAAATCGGGAACGACGCTTGAAACACTTACAAACGAGTCTTTTGTAAAAGATTTTATTAAAAAGGCCGGATGCGACTCCTCTAAACACATGATTGCAGTTACATCGGAAACTTCACCTTTGGCACACAACCCAGACTATATGGAAGCGTTCTACATGGACGATTACATAGGCGGACGTTATTCTTCAACTTCCGGAGTTGGGGGCGCTGTTTTGAGCCTTGCTTTTGGTCCAAAAGTGTTTCAGGAATTTCTTGACGGTGCTGCCGAAGAAGATAAGCTTTCTCTAAATAAAGATATTTTAAAGAACCCTGCAATGATGGACGCTCTGATTGGTATTTACGAGCGCAATGTTCAAGAATATCCTTCGACCGCGATTTTGCCGTACTCGCAGGCGCTTTCGCGTTTTCCGGCTCATCTGCAGCAGCTCGACATGGAATCTAACGGAAAATCAGTGAACCGCGACGGTCAAAAAATAAGCTATCTCACAGGTCCTGTGATTTTCGGCGAGCCGGGAACAAACGGTCAGCACTCTTTTTATCAGCTGCTCCATCAAGGAACTGATATTGTTCCGCTTCAGTTTATAGCGTTCCGGGAAAATCAGACAGGGCAGGACGTAGTGATTGAAGATTCCACAAGCCAGGTAAAACTTTGCGCAAATGTTGCCGCTCAGATTGTCGCTTTTGCTTGCGGCAAAAAAGATGAAAATCCTAATAAATCTTTTGCAGGAAACAGACCTTCAAGTTTGATTTACGGAAAGCAACTTTGTCCTAAAACTTTGGGCGCATTGCTCGCTCACTTTGAAAACAAAGTTATGTTCCAAGGGTTTGTATGGAATGTAAACAGTTTTGACCAGGAAGGTGTTCAGCTCGGAAAAAAACTCGCCAAGACTGTCCTTTCAGGAAATATGGAAGGAGCGTTAAAGTCTTACGCGAGCCTTTTGATAAAGTAAATACTTTTGTTCGCCGGCAAATGTAAAGTCACGCCGGCGAGCAAGTTGCCGCCTTGCAAATAAGGTGTCGGTGCGCAACAAGATTGCAGTGAGCAAACTGCCGGCGAACGTTGCGGCTAAACCCTACAATTGATTAAATGTTTTAATAACATCGGCTCCGCCTGCAAACGTTCCAATCATGCTTCCTATAGTCGATAAAATCAAAATCAAAAGCGTTCTCAAAATTCTATTTTTGTAGAAACCTTTGATAGAAGTTACATCGTTTTGAAGCGTCTCCATATCTGAAACTTTTGGAGGGCAAACTAATGCCTGCACGATTGCTGTAAGAAAACCTATTCCGACAAAAGGGCAAAGCGAAGTAAAAGGGGCACCGACAAAGGCAACTATGATTGTAAGCGGGTGTCCTAATCCGAGCAGTGTCATAATTGCGGCAGGAATAGCGTTCCACAAAAACCACGTAGACAGCATCTGCGTGCCGCCTCTCACCCCACCGTATATAAAGCCGCCGATAAATAGTCCTATTATTGAGATTGGGATTAGCCAGCCTATAATTTTTCCGGTTATGCTTCCTTTTTTTATCTGCATGATATTTTCTACATCTGTAGATTCTGTTCCCACCGCGATTTTTTCAAGATATTCTTCAACGCCCTGAAGGTGACCTGCCCCGAGAACTGCTACAATATTTTTTCCGCCTGTTTCCCAGATTTTTGCAGCGAGGTATTTATTGCGTTCGTCGATTATCACTTCTTTGATAACCGGCATGTATTCTGCGAGCTCGTTCATCATAGAATCCATTTCGCTTGTGTTTTTTAGATTTTCAATCTCTTCAGCTTCAATTTCTTCTTTGCTGAATGCGCTTGTCAAAAGAGACGCTAGGAGTTTGCATTTTCCCCAAAGTGAACTTTGAGACCATGCGCGTTTTAGTGTGATTTGAACGGGACGGTCGACCATCGCAGTTTTTATATTGAGTTCTTTTGCCGTGTTCATCGCC includes:
- a CDS encoding glucose-6-phosphate isomerase, with product MIAWSNADTLSSWKKLQALKGMVCVADELSSSGAVDRIKKYSIPMGGSLTYNYAAKQVNEQILKTLSELADEAQLVEKYQALLDGVVINTGEGRMVLHQLTRGQLGKDVVADGVNKREFYKQETKRIAEFAEKVHSGKLLNEKGEKYTTVCQIGIGGSDLGPRAMYLALENWAKKNNTFKMTANFISNVDPDDAASVVKSLDISKTIFILVSKSGTTLETLTNESFVKDFIKKAGCDSSKHMIAVTSETSPLAHNPDYMEAFYMDDYIGGRYSSTSGVGGAVLSLAFGPKVFQEFLDGAAEEDKLSLNKDILKNPAMMDALIGIYERNVQEYPSTAILPYSQALSRFPAHLQQLDMESNGKSVNRDGQKISYLTGPVIFGEPGTNGQHSFYQLLHQGTDIVPLQFIAFRENQTGQDVVIEDSTSQVKLCANVAAQIVAFACGKKDENPNKSFAGNRPSSLIYGKQLCPKTLGALLAHFENKVMFQGFVWNVNSFDQEGVQLGKKLAKTVLSGNMEGALKSYASLLIK
- a CDS encoding TraB/GumN family protein; the protein is MSQTKRKLELNGITITLIGTAHVSKESIDEVTTAIKDLSPDCVAIELDEKRADSIQNPEKYAKLDIVKVLKKGQGFLMLANIILSSFQRRIGMNTGVKPGDEMLAAMNTAKELNIKTAMVDRPVQITLKRAWSQSSLWGKCKLLASLLTSAFSKEEIEAEEIENLKNTSEMDSMMNELAEYMPVIKEVIIDERNKYLAAKIWETGGKNIVAVLGAGHLQGVEEYLEKIAVGTESTDVENIMQIKKGSITGKIIGWLIPISIIGLFIGGFIYGGVRGGTQMLSTWFLWNAIPAAIMTLLGLGHPLTIIVAFVGAPFTSLCPFVGIGFLTAIVQALVCPPKVSDMETLQNDVTSIKGFYKNRILRTLLILILSTIGSMIGTFAGGADVIKTFNQL